The DNA segment ATCCGGTCAAAATCCGCCCGGGCAATGGCCCGGGTACGGGTCAAATGGGCTTCGCTGACCCGCACTGAGCCGCGCAAACCCAACATCATTCGATTGTCTGGCAACAGGCGAAAATAGTGCAGCAATGTCCGCGTATCGACGAACATTTGGCGACTGGACCACCCCTGGGCAGCGATTTCTTGATCGCTCAAGGGGCGGGAGACCAAAATGTTCGATTGCACCGGCAAATATCGGTTGGCCATCGCACCGGGCACGTCGTCGCTGGAGTATCCGTTGGTGGCAATCAACAGCTTGTTTGCCCGGACTTGCCCCTGTGGCGTGGTCAACACATGTGCCCCGTCCCGATGAACCGCAGAGACCGGCGTGTTGGAAAACATGCGAACGCCTGCTGCCTTGACCGCACGTGTCAAACCCAAAACAAACTTCATCGGGTTCAACGCAAACCCGATCGGCAAATGCCCCGCAGCGTAAAAATCGGGACTGTCCATACCCTGCTCGGCCATTTCACCCTTGGGCACAAACCGGTAGGGCAACCCATAGCGGGCTGAGTAGCTTTCTCCATAAGCCCTGAGACCAGAAATCGCTGCAGGTGTATGGGCAACAGAGGTATAGCCGTCGGAATGCCGGTCAACATCCAGCTCGAACCGGTTCAGATATCCATCGACCAGATCCACACCGCCCCGTTCGGCTTCGAAATACTGCTGTGCGTCGGTTTGGCCAAACCGACGAATGATATAGTCGTCCTCGACCTTGGATCCGCCCACGGACACCAGACCACCATTGCGCCCCGAGGCACCCCACCCGGGCGTCTCGGCATCCACCAGCACGACATCTGCGCCCGCCTCGGCCAGATGCAACGCCGCGGACAAACCCGTATAACCTCCACCGATCACGGCAAATTCTGCGACCACTTCACCGGTCAATTCCGGGTATTCCGGTCGTTGTTTGGGCACTGTGTCGTCCCAAAACCGGTCACGGATCGGGCGGTTCTGGTAGGCCATGGGTTCATAAATGCGCTTCATGTCTACCCCCTCCGGTTACAGTTTGTCGCGCAAGGAAAACCACAGCATCGCCAAAACCAAAAGAGGGGATCGCAACGCCGGGCCACCCGGAAAAGTCGGCGTCGGCACCTTGGCCATCAGGTCGAAACGTTCGGCTTGACCAGATATTGTTTCGGCCGCGATCTGACCTGACAAGGTGGCCATCGCCACACCATGCCCTGAAAATCCCGAACAACTGATCACATTACCTGCCAGCCGCTCAAAATGGGGCATCCGGTTCATGGTGATCCCCAATGTCCCACCCCAGGCGAAATCAATTCGGGTCTCTTTGAGTTGGGGATAGATTTCGAGCATCGGGCGGCGCACCGCCCCCGCGATGTCATCAGGAAATTTGTAGCGATAGCTTTCGGTGCCGCCGAACAGCAACCGATGGTCATCTGAGAACCGGAAGTAGTTCACCACAAATTTGCTGTCGGCCACCGCATGATTGTTTCGGATCAGGTTTTCTTGGGCCTCGGGTGACATGGGTTCGGTGGCAATGATGTAATTGTTGATCGGCATCACCCGTTCGGCCACGTGACGGTTCACATCTCCCAGATATCCATTGCACCCCAGCACCACGTGATCCGCCCGGATTTGGACCTGATCGGTATTTACCGTTGCCCGGGTTCCATGCTCCAAGTCGGTCATGCGCGTCTGTTCATAAATCCGCACACCGGCCGCAACTGCCATGCGGGCCAACCCCAATGCCAGTTCCAACGGGTGAATATGACCGGCCTCCATATCAATGGATCCGCCAAAGTAAGCAGGAGAGTTAACCAGGTGCCGGCATTCTTCGGTATCCAGAAAACGCACCCTGTCATAGCCATAGTCGTCGTTCAGCTTGCGAACATAGTCGCGGCTGTGTGCCACATAACGTTTGCGATGATCCGCGTGAATGATCCCATCATGAAAGTCCGCATGGACAAAATCGGATTTGGCCAGGCCGCGGACCAGATCGACCGACTGGTTCGCGATGGCCCAAAGCGCCCGGGCGTGATCAACACCCAGCATGTTTTCCAGTTCTTCCTGGTCGACCCGCTGCCCCTGCCCGACCTGCCCTCCATTGCGGCCCGAAGCGCCAAAGCCGACGCGTTGTGCTTCGATCAGGATCACGTCATATCCCCGCTGCGCCAGATGCAGCGCAGTCGACAGCCCTGTGAACCCGCCACCCACCACACAGACATCGCACTGCAGTTGCCCCTGGGCCTGAGCAAACGGAGCCAGCGGCGTTGCGGACGCTGCATAATAAGAGGCCGGATAGACCCCCGGTTGGTCATTGACGGTCAACAGATCCACAGAGGGCCCCATGTCATGCGCTCCGGTACGGCCCGGCGCGTCAGGTGTTGCGATTTCGCGTTGCAGGTCGACACCGGTCAAAGCAACCGGATGGACAGAGGCGACGTTTGACCAAATTTATGATCAAATTATCATTCCTGTCAATCAATGCCGGACGGCACCTGGAGGTCTTTTGGTCTCATTTTCTGTCAAACCAGCCACTTCCTGCCAACTTGGTGTCGTATGATACAGCTTGACAAGAAAAACCCACTCCCCTTTGTTTTGATCAAATGACGGTTCTCCAACACCATCATGCTCCAAACCAATATACCGAACATGTTTTCTTCTTGCACGCCTTTGGCGGCCTCTCCAAAAAGCAATCTAACCTGACCACCAAAACACAAGAGGACAGATATCTTGAACCGGGGGCTGATGTATCTGGCTGTCTTTGTCGGCGGTGCGTTTGGGTCGGTTCTGCGCGAAGTGTTTTCTGCTCAAATCCCCGGCCTGCCATTTCTAAGTGCAACGTTCGCCATCAATGTCACCGCCTGTCTGGTGCTGGGATATCTGTATGCGATACGTCACCGGGTCCATGCCCATATCGTGCATTTGGGAGCAGTTGGATTTTGTGGCGGGCTGTCGACGTTTTCGTCCTTTATGGCAGAGATTGCCCGGTTTGCAGCCGACGGCAGCATTCATGTGATCACCGCACCGGGTCTGGAAATCCTGTGTGGTCTGGGTGCCGCCATGATCGGAGAGACCATCGGTCGCTGGATGTATGGGGGGGGCGATTTTCATGACTGACCTCTATCTCCATGGTCTCTTTGCACTGGGTGGTGGGCTGGGTGCTGTCCTGCGTCATTGGATTGCCCAGGCGATCACCCATGACCTGCCGGTCTCGACCCTTGTCGTAAATGTCATGGGAAGCCTGCTTTTGGGTGCCTGGATTGCCAACCTGGGCGGCCTCCCTTCGATGGGAGAAGAAGAGCGTCAACTGGTATTCGGCTTTTGCGGTGGGTTCACCACCTTTTCGAGCTTTGCCTATCAGACCCTGAAATTGCACCGCGACCGCAGCGTTTTGACCGCGGCAGGCAACATCGGACTCAGCCTGATCCTGTGTGGCATCGGTTTCTGGTTGGGCCTATGGGGCGTTGGCGCTTTGCTTGGCTGATCCGCTCATCCGATCTTCTGCACCAACCCGGCATCTTCCAGCATTTCGCGGTCCGGCAAGTCACGCAAGGATTTGAGGTCAAACATCATCAGAAACTTTTCCGTTGTTACATAAGTATATGGCGCACCGGGGCGGGGGCTGCGCGGACCCGTCGAAATTAGTTCGTTTTGGCGAAGTCGGGAGATCACGTCGCGCGAAACGTCCTTGCCAAAAATGTCTTCCAACCCGGCCCTGTCCAACGGTTGATGATAGGCAATGGCGCCCAATACCGCGACTTCGAACTCGGAAAGGTCCAGCGACTGATCCCGTACATCCGCTGCGGCCCGGATCACGACACCGAATTTCGGGCGGGTCCGCAAGCTCCAGCTGTCTCCAACCGCCATCACTTCGTAGGGGCGGTCCACCAGATCCGCCTGAATATCGTCGATCAACAGATCAACCGACACGCCCTGACCAACCACACGTGCCAAATCGGCCCGCGGCACCGGTGTGGCACTGGCAAATAGCACCGCTTCGATCCGATGCATCCATTCGCGCCAGCGTTGCGCCTGCGGCAAATCCTTCAGTTCGCGGTCCAGATCTGACGCATCCTTTTTCCTGGCCATGTTTACACCCCGTAGATGCGAAAACTGGGTCGGCCAGTCAGCTCCCGAATGACACCCAGGCTGACCAGCCGGTCGCACAGACGGCGGGCCGCCCGATCGGTCATGGGCTGTGAAGTCCCCCGAACGATTGGTGTCAGCATGGTTCCAGGGAAAACTGCGTCCTGTGTCAGAAACAACTCGACCGCCGCATCCGATGCCTTGGCCCGCAGCTTGGGGGCCGCCGCCCGTAGCTGTTCGGCGCGCCGCTCCAGATCCTGTGCGATCCGAATGGCTTGGGTTGCCGCCTGAGTCAAAGCCTGGTGACAGCCGGTCATATTTTTTTCCCCATCGGCGGCCTGCCGCACCAATTTGCGCGGCAAGGTCCAACCCAGTAATGGCACCGGTTGGAACCATCCCAACGCCCGTGCCAGGACCACATCGGCACAGATCAACGCCGCAGTTTCCGCCCGCGGCCATCGGGTCAACATTTGCACCAAAACAGATGTCGCCCCGCCGACCGGATCCCCATGTCCGGCCTCGGCCACCAGCGCGGGAACGTCTGGCCCCAATGTCGCTGGGAGCAGATCAGTCAGCAGGTTGAGCCAATTGCGGTGGGTCATCGGCAAACGGGTTGCCTGCGACCACAGCGAGAACACCTCCCCTGCCGGTCCCAACGCCTCGCCCGCACGGTGCAGACATACCGCATCGCGAATGTCGCCGGGGCTATCGCGACGCCCTTCCAGCGTCAGGCAATATTCCGTGGCCTGCAATGCCAACCTTTGACGCAACAACGCCCCCGGAACGCTGGCATGTCGTTGCGCGACGAACGGATGCAAGACAGCCAACGCGGCACCAGAGGAAAATGCGGCCATCTCTGCCGTTTCACCACGCCGGGCTGCAACCCATGCAGGAATTTCAGCGCTATGGCCGGTGGATTGGTTGGACAAGGGCAGGATAGGTTTCATCCCGGAAACCTTAACAGCGCACGGCGGTTGGTACCATCCAAATGCAGGTGAACCGCCGCAGTTTGGGATCCGGCCATTTTTTGCCACATCCTCGGGGGCCTTGAACGCGCGACCGGGGCATAACGGGATCGCGCGTTGCCTTTGACCGTGCAATTTGACAGAAACGGCCCACACACTCAATGACGTCATTCGCGGGAGTCACCATGGCGAATTCTGACACTAATGGTCCCCGCACTGCCCTGGTCACCGGATCGGCCGGTTTCATTGGCAGCACTGTGTGCCTGAGCTTGCTCAAGGCGGGCTGGAAGGTTGTCGGGATCGATTCGATGAATTCCTATTATGACCCCGATCTGAAACGGGATCGCCAGGCCCATCTGACGAAATACAACAGTTTCATCCCCATCATCGCCAAGGTCGAAGACCCCGGTCAGATGAGTCAGCTGTTTGCCGATCACAGCCCTGAAATTGTCATCCATCTGGCCGGCCAGGCCGGGGTTCGCCATTCCATCGAGGCCCCCCGCGATTACGTCGAAGCAAACCTGATGGGCACTTTTGAATTGATCGAAGCCGCCCGTGCCCATCCGCCTGCACATATGCTGTTGGCATCAACCAGTTCGATCTATGGTGCCAACGAACACATGCCTTACCGCGAGACGGACAAGGTTGACACCCAGATGTCATTCTATGCCGCCACCAAAAAGGCGAGCGAGGCGATGGCCCATTCCTATGCGCATCTCTATCGCTTGCCGATCACCATGTTCCGGTTCTTTACCGTCTATGGACCCTGGGGACGCCCGGACATGGCCTATTTCAAATTCACCCGTGCGATCCTGGATGGAGAGCCAATCGACATCTACAACCATGGCAAGATGCAACGCGATTTCACCTATATCGACGATCTCGTGACTGCGATCATCAAGCTGGCCGATGCACCGCCGGGAGAACAGCCAGTCGGCGCGCATGACAGCCTCAGCCCTGTGGCACCGTTCCGGGTGGTCAATATTGGGGCCAGCCAGCCGACTGCGCTGATGGATTTCATCGCTGCAATCGAACACGCCATCGGGCGGACCGCAAAAAAACGGATGATGGGCATGCAACCCGGCGACGTTCCGGCCACATGGGCCGAAACCCAACTGTTAAAGGATCTGACAGGGGTCACCTTAACCACATCCGTCACCGATGGGGTTCGCCAATTTGTCGATTGGTACCGCGACTATTATCAGGTCTAAAGCACATCTTTGGCCGGAATTTCCGCGCTGAGCAGGCACAGGTGATCACCTGGCGCGACTACAGGGTTGCGCCGACAGATCGAGATTACTCCGGCCCGATCTGCGTGATATGCCGCCCGTTGCTCACCAAAATTGTGCAAGTCGTGCAACGTCGCCAAAAGATCTCCGACAGCGACCTGATCCCCCGGCGATACATGCAATTGCGCCAACCCGTGATGTGCAGCGCTGGTAAAGCTGCTGTGACCAGTGATGTCTATGAAACGCGTCTTGGGTGGAGTTGTCTCTTTTTGGATTAGACCCAGATGTGACAGCACGCGCCGCGTGGCATCCCAGCCGATTTGAAACGCGGCCGGTGAAAAGCGCCCCAATCCGCCCAATTCGCAGGACAGAAACCGGGTGTTTTGCAGATATGCGGCGGTGTCGAAATCGCCACCAGTCCCGTCAATTGGGCAAACCATCGTAAACGGAGCACCAAACACATGCGCCAACTCCAGATTGGCCGCATTCAATGTCGCGTTCGGTCCGACACACAGAAACCCGCAATCGACATACTCTGTAGCAGTACCACCAGAATGATAGTCCAACACCACATCTGCCCGCCCGATCAGATGCGCGTTGACGAAGGCTGCAATCGCTGCCGTTGGTCCTGATGTCGGGTCTCCGGGGAAACTGCGGTTCATATTGCCGCCGTCCAGCGGTGACACCCGCGCCCGCGCCCGCACGGCAGGGGTATTCAACGCAGGCAAAAATATGATCCGCCCCTGAATGTCGCCTGGGTCCAGTGTTTGCATCAATTGGTGCAAAATCACCTGACCTTCGTATTCATCGCCATGATTGCCCGCACTCATCAATACCGTTGGGCCATCTCCCCCGTTGATCACACCAACCGGCACGCGGATGGCGCTAAATGCCAAATCATTGCTGGAATGGGTCAGGTCCAGAAACCCGCTGCGTTTACCAGGAGCGTCAAAATCAAAACTTGTCCTGACTGGGCCGTGTGTAAGCATGGTCATTTTCCATTCATTTGAGAAGCTCGGGGGGGTCGGATCACCAGCAATCCGGCCCCCAGGATCATTGCCGCCCCCAACAACAGATTGAGTGACGGAATTTCACCAAGAAACACAACAGCCATCAACAGGGCCGAAGGGATTTCGATATACATGAACGGCGCGAGGAACGACGCCTCGGCCATCCGGAACGCATAGATCAGCAACACATTGCAAATCACAGAGACCCCAGCAATCGCGGCCAGCCGTGGCAGGTATTCGACCACGTGCGGACCCAGCTGTGCCCACACCAATGGGGTCAACAGTATCGCGCCGATCCAGAATTGCAGGAACAGTGCTTGAATTGGATGCCAGCGCACCGCCACCACCCGATTCAGAAACAGGTACCCGCCGTACAGGCATCCGGTCAGCATTGCAAAATAGGCGCCAACGGCGGGGGTTGCTCCGGGGTTCAGGGCAACGAGAACTCCGATCAATCCAAGCATCAGGGCCAATGTTCTGGCAGCGGTCATTCGTTCCTTCAGCACCAGAACCGCCAGGACCGAGGCAACGATTGGCGCAAAGGAGTAATAGGTCATCGCCTCGGCAAATGGGATTGTGCGAAACGACAGAACAAAGCTGCCAAAGGCGGCAATAATGATCACGGCCCTCAGAGCTTCGGTCGCGACAGCGCGACGGGTGGGACGGCCCGGACGCTGCCACAGCCAAATCGGGCTGATCAGCACGGCCGACCCCAGCAGGCGCGCCCAAACGATGACCAGCACACCCAGATGATCCGCTAGCGATTTGGCCAGTGCATCGGCGGCGGGAAACATCGCCAGCGACGCCACCGCCAAAGCTGCGGCACCATATGGAACCCTTTCAGGAACCGGGACGGATTTCACGTTTACGCTTGGCAACATAGGCCTCCAGCTCTTCCTCGACACCGGGGTCGATCGGTGGTTTTTCATAGTCGCGCAGCAGTTGTTTCCAGATCCCATTGGCACGTTGTGTCGCTGTTCTGGCCCCATCATCCTGCCAGGTTTCAAAGTTGCGCCAATCGGACAGGATCGGGCTGTAAAAGGCATCTTCATATCGTTCCAACGTGTGCGCCGTGCCAAAGAAGTGTCCGCCCGGTCCAGCCTCAGCCATGGCATCCAGCCCGATGGCCGCATCGCTCAGGTCGATCGGGTCCAGCAACGCCGATTGCAATTGCAACAGTTCCGCATCCAGGATCAGCTTTTCGAACGAGCAGGTCAGCCCGCCCTCCAGCCAACCACCCGCGTGCATCATCACGTTGATATGGCCCTGAATGCATGCATTGATCGACATGTCGGATTCATACGCCGCCTGGGCGTCCACGCAGGCTGCGCCAGTGGTGTTCGAAGACCGGATCGGCAATCCATAACGGCGCGCCATTTGGCCGGAGACCATTACCGATTGCGCATATTCGGGTGTACCAAAGGCAGGCGAGCCAGTTTTCATGTCCACGTTGGAGGTGAAATGCCCATAAAATACCGGCGCACCACGACAGGCGGCCTGTCCCAACACCACCCCCGCCAAGGCTTCGGCGTTCTGCTGAACCAAGGCTCCGCCCACAGTGGCCGGTGCCATGGCCCCGGCCAACGTAAATGGCGTGATGTGAACAGGCTGCCCGGCGCGGGCAAATTCGATCATCGCGTCGGCCTGGCCATCATCCAGCAACAAAGGTGAATTGGTATTGATCCCACCCAGAATTCCCGGCCTCTGGCGCAGCTCGTCCTCGCTGACTTGCAACGCGATGCGGGCCATTTCGATACAATCGCGGGCCCGTTCGGCCGTATTCATCCAACATGGCTGCCAGCCCTTGTCGCACAGCGTCGTCTGCGCCAGCATCATGTCCAGATGGCGGGTTTCCGGCGGCAGCTCCAACGGTTCGCACCCTGCCCCTCCTTCGTGGTGAAAGACATTGAGCGAGGCCGAAAGCTTTACGAAATCTTGCATGTCCTGCAGGGTTCCAGCCCGCCTACCCCGATCCAGATCCGAAACGAACGATGGGCCGCATACGGTGGCAAAGGTCAAGGAATTGCCACCCACAGTTACTGTTTTTGCAGGGTTACGCGCATGAATGGTGAATTCTGAAGGAATCCCCGTGATCATCTCTTCGATCTGCGCCGGGTCAAAGCGGACGATATGGCTGTCCGCGTCGACATTTGCACCAATATCGCCCAGCAACTGCCGGGCAACCGCGCTGTCCACCTTGAGCCCAATATCACGCAGGACACGCAGGCTGGCATGGTGGATGGTTTCGACCTGATCGGCCGAGATCAATTCAACGGGGCGCAGCGGATTACGCAGTTCGGCGAATGGACGTTGGGTGATCCCGGTGGTCCGGGGTTTACGAGGGGTGCGGCGACGGGCCATTTCGATACTCCTGTTGGGTTTGTGGATTGGGGGCTCAACCCCCAGACACCCCCGCCCAAGTTTCCGAATGGATCACGTCAAAATATTCCAATAGCGCGCTCATGGTATCAGATATATCCCGAATACTGTTTTGGGACGACGGCCCGGTGCATCCATTCCACGCATGCGATGAAATCATAAACGGGCAAGCCAGTCGCAGCCCGCACGTCATGCGCGTATGGTGTCAGCGACGTACATTCCAACACCACTGCGCCAATATTGAGGTCGCGCTGGCGCGCCTCGGCAATCGAGGCAATGACTTCGTCGCGCACATCGTCTGTTTCATAGCTGGTTTCTGATCCGAACATGCAAAACGACCGGAAGGTCGGCGCGTTCTCCAACCCTGCCACGGTGATACGATTGTCCAGATCAGCGCCAACGGCGGTGAAGAATTCGTTGGTTAGCAATTTGCCATCCGCAGTCACCACCGCCACCGATTGATCGGGTTTCAACATCTGATGGATGACCGGGATCATCATCAGCGGAGAAGTCATCACCGGAATGGCCACATGTGCCGCAACAATGGGTTGGATCAGCGAAAAGAACCCACAGCACATCGCCAGAGCGCGCACTCCGTCTTTCTCCATCTGTTGCGCGGCGGCGATGCACTTCTGGACTGGTTCGGTATAGCTGCCATCCGGATTTGTCAGCGGGGGAAAGGGGTTGTCGAATACCCCTTCCATCACCCGCAACAGCACCGGAAACGGATAGGTGGTCGCATTTCCCACATCTCCGGGGGGCATCGGAAATTCAAGCCCGTCAAACATGAGAATTCCAACGCTGTATCCCTGATATGGCTGGCTGGCTGATACAAACATGTGGCTTTCCTGTCCCTATTCCTGCCGCATCCGTTGACCCGAAGGATCGTACAATGGCTGGGTTTGCAGCTGTGCCTTGTGCAAGGATCCGAACAATTCGACTTCGTAATCGCCGTCTTCGCGATACGCTTCTGTCGCGACATATCCCAAGGCAATGTGTTTGCGGGCCACGGGCCCCCAACCGCCGGATGAAATGTAACCCACCGGCTTGCCATCGAGGAAAATCGCCTCGTCCCCCCAGATCGCGAGGTCCCCGGCATCGACAGTCAGGGTGACAGGACGTTCCTTGGCCGGGCCATAGCTTGCCGCCGCGTCGCGCCCGACAAACGCGCCCTTGTCCAGCCTTACGTGATGCATCATCCCACATTCATGCGCCTGATAATCGGCGGTGATCTCCAGCCCCCAGGCGGGAAAACTCTTCTCCAGCCGCAACATCATCAGCGCCCTGAGACCACACAACCGCATCCCGTGACCGGTGCCCACTTCACGCAGCGCATCGAACAGCTGCGGCTGACCGGCGCGCGGCAGATACAGTTCATACCCCGTCTCCCCGGTGTAGGAGACACGCAGGACGGTGACCCCGTCGATCCCGGCCAGCGACATCTGCCGCGCATCCATGAACCGCAGGTCCACAGGCGTCCCCAGCAGATCGGACAGAACCGCCGTGGCATTCGGCCCGGCGATGTGCAGCCCGGCCAGATTATCCGACAGGTTCCGCATCACCACGCCCGTGTCCGGCATGTAGCGGTTGAAATGTCGGATAAAGGCCAACTGCATCGCATAAGTCCCAACCACCAGATAGCGATCGCCGAGATTGGAGATGGTGAAATCCCCCACCACGCGCCCCTTTTCCGACAGCATCGGGGTCAGGCACAGACGCCCTGGTTTCGGCAGGCGATTGGCCATGATCCGGTCCAGATACGCCTCGGCTCCGGGGCCGGAAAATTCGAACTTTGCCATGTCGGAGAATTCAAACAGCCCGACGGCCTCGCGCACCGCGCGGCCCTCCTGTGCGACCGGCTCCCACCAGTTGGGCTGGCGGTAGGTCAGGCTGTCCTCGGCCTCCGTCCCTTCGGGTGCAAACCAGGTGGCGTGTTCGCTGCCAAAACCGGTACCGAACACCGCGCCCTCGGCCGCCAGCCGGTCATGCACCGGCGATTTCGCCTGGGGCCGCGCGGCGGGGAAGCTTTGATAGGGAAAGATTTTTTCCGACCGGTGTTCATAGAAATACCTGGTCATCTCTTCGGTGTATTTCGCGGTGGCGAATTTGCCGAACCGCGCCACATCCCAATTGAAGATATCGATTTCCGGTTCGCCCCCGATGATCCATTCCGCCATGACCCGGCCAATGCCGCCGCCCTGGTTGAACCCGGCCATCACGCCATTGGCGCAGAAATAATTCCGCAACGCCGGATGCGGCCCGATCAGCGGCCCAAGGTCGGGAGAGAAGATCATCGGCCCGTTAATCACCCGTTTCACCCCGGCTTCGCCCAGCACCGGCATGATCTCCACCGATTTCTCGAAATTCCACTCCATGCATTCCAGATTGTCCGCCAACAGTTCGTGCCCGAAATCCAGCGGCGTGCCGTCTTTGGCCCAATGGGTCATCTTCAGCTCATAGGCACCCAGCAGCATGCCCATGCTTTCCTGGCGCGCATAGGATCCGGTTTCATTGTCGTTGATCTGCGGCAGCTCGAACCCAAGGTTTTCGATCAACGGTATGTTTTCGGTTACCAGATAGTGGTGTTCGACCGGCATCAACGGCAGTTCGATACCTGCCATCCGTGCGACCTCGCGCCCCCACAAACCGGCGGCATTCACCACATATTCGGTGTGGATCGTGCCCTTGTCGGTTACCACATCCCAGGTGCCATCGGGCCGCTGCGTGGTGGCGATGACCGGCGTGTGTCGGTGAATCGTTGCGCCCAGTTTGCGCGCCGCCCCCGCAAACGCCATCGTGGCCGAGGCCGGATCCACATGGCCGCCCTCCTCCTCCCAAAACGCGCCGATCATATGGTCGGTGTCCAGCACCGGGGCCTTTTCCTTGGCTTCTTCCAAAGAGATGAAATGTCCCTCGATCCCCAGTCGGCGACAGGCGCTTTGCATCATGGCGTTGCTGTCGATTTCGTCCTGGGTCCGGCAGACATTGATGCCGCCGGTGAAATGGAAGCCACAGGGCTGGTCGTATTTTTCCTCCAGCTCACGGTAGATCTGAAAGGTATAGCGGTGCATTTCGGCGGATGCATTGGGCCGCACCACGGTGAACAGCCCCCCCGCCGCGTGCCAGCTGGAACCGGATGTCAGCTCCTGCCGTTCCAACAGGGTCACATCGGTCCAGCCGTTTTTCGCCAGATGATACAGGATCGAACAGCCGACAACGCCGCCGCCGATCACCACCACACGTGCTGTCGAATTCATGATGTCACCTCGGTCAGCTGCCGGGGTGCGGGTGTTAAGTCAAATGTGCCGGTGAGACGGCCAAAGCGGCAGTGTGCCATTGCTGATCTCCTGAAAAATGGTGCCTGATTGTGGGAACATGTCCCGACAGGCCCCGGCCCAGGTTTCTTCCATCATCATCATGAATCGCTTGTTCATCCCGGGCCTCCCAGTGTTCAGGTTTCAGGGTTTCGTGTTGCGCGTCTCAGGCACCATCCAGCGCGGCCACCAGCTTGCGCCGCTCGACCACG comes from the Rhodobacteraceae bacterium M382 genome and includes:
- a CDS encoding DMT family transporter translates to MLPSVNVKSVPVPERVPYGAAALAVASLAMFPAADALAKSLADHLGVLVIVWARLLGSAVLISPIWLWQRPGRPTRRAVATEALRAVIIIAAFGSFVLSFRTIPFAEAMTYYSFAPIVASVLAVLVLKERMTAARTLALMLGLIGVLVALNPGATPAVGAYFAMLTGCLYGGYLFLNRVVAVRWHPIQALFLQFWIGAILLTPLVWAQLGPHVVEYLPRLAAIAGVSVICNVLLIYAFRMAEASFLAPFMYIEIPSALLMAVVFLGEIPSLNLLLGAAMILGAGLLVIRPPRASQMNGK
- a CDS encoding trimethylamine methyltransferase family protein, which translates into the protein MARRRTPRKPRTTGITQRPFAELRNPLRPVELISADQVETIHHASLRVLRDIGLKVDSAVARQLLGDIGANVDADSHIVRFDPAQIEEMITGIPSEFTIHARNPAKTVTVGGNSLTFATVCGPSFVSDLDRGRRAGTLQDMQDFVKLSASLNVFHHEGGAGCEPLELPPETRHLDMMLAQTTLCDKGWQPCWMNTAERARDCIEMARIALQVSEDELRQRPGILGGINTNSPLLLDDGQADAMIEFARAGQPVHITPFTLAGAMAPATVGGALVQQNAEALAGVVLGQAACRGAPVFYGHFTSNVDMKTGSPAFGTPEYAQSVMVSGQMARRYGLPIRSSNTTGAACVDAQAAYESDMSINACIQGHINVMMHAGGWLEGGLTCSFEKLILDAELLQLQSALLDPIDLSDAAIGLDAMAEAGPGGHFFGTAHTLERYEDAFYSPILSDWRNFETWQDDGARTATQRANGIWKQLLRDYEKPPIDPGVEEELEAYVAKRKREIRPGS
- a CDS encoding aspartate/glutamate racemase family protein, whose product is MFVSASQPYQGYSVGILMFDGLEFPMPPGDVGNATTYPFPVLLRVMEGVFDNPFPPLTNPDGSYTEPVQKCIAAAQQMEKDGVRALAMCCGFFSLIQPIVAAHVAIPVMTSPLMMIPVIHQMLKPDQSVAVVTADGKLLTNEFFTAVGADLDNRITVAGLENAPTFRSFCMFGSETSYETDDVRDEVIASIAEARQRDLNIGAVVLECTSLTPYAHDVRAATGLPVYDFIACVEWMHRAVVPKQYSGYI
- a CDS encoding FAD-dependent oxidoreductase — translated: MNSTARVVVIGGGVVGCSILYHLAKNGWTDVTLLERQELTSGSSWHAAGGLFTVVRPNASAEMHRYTFQIYRELEEKYDQPCGFHFTGGINVCRTQDEIDSNAMMQSACRRLGIEGHFISLEEAKEKAPVLDTDHMIGAFWEEEGGHVDPASATMAFAGAARKLGATIHRHTPVIATTQRPDGTWDVVTDKGTIHTEYVVNAAGLWGREVARMAGIELPLMPVEHHYLVTENIPLIENLGFELPQINDNETGSYARQESMGMLLGAYELKMTHWAKDGTPLDFGHELLADNLECMEWNFEKSVEIMPVLGEAGVKRVINGPMIFSPDLGPLIGPHPALRNYFCANGVMAGFNQGGGIGRVMAEWIIGGEPEIDIFNWDVARFGKFATAKYTEEMTRYFYEHRSEKIFPYQSFPAARPQAKSPVHDRLAAEGAVFGTGFGSEHATWFAPEGTEAEDSLTYRQPNWWEPVAQEGRAVREAVGLFEFSDMAKFEFSGPGAEAYLDRIMANRLPKPGRLCLTPMLSEKGRVVGDFTISNLGDRYLVVGTYAMQLAFIRHFNRYMPDTGVVMRNLSDNLAGLHIAGPNATAVLSDLLGTPVDLRFMDARQMSLAGIDGVTVLRVSYTGETGYELYLPRAGQPQLFDALREVGTGHGMRLCGLRALMMLRLEKSFPAWGLEITADYQAHECGMMHHVRLDKGAFVGRDAAASYGPAKERPVTLTVDAGDLAIWGDEAIFLDGKPVGYISSGGWGPVARKHIALGYVATEAYREDGDYEVELFGSLHKAQLQTQPLYDPSGQRMRQE